From a region of the Hemibagrus wyckioides isolate EC202008001 linkage group LG06, SWU_Hwy_1.0, whole genome shotgun sequence genome:
- the ttc13 gene encoding tetratricopeptide repeat protein 13 isoform X4, producing MAPAGRAVVVLALSLLCLCGTIISTEYFSTLAFFNGELNERGCGPSSEWEEYSPDCDPNVLQLEDPDCEDGSNVACESVFSLNAEKILSQARLFVEQRRFPFPVEDHNTNEELAIGYVLIGNGLYDEAIKHFSLLLQGDPELVSAMYGRGIAYGKKSLQDIKNADLALYELSRVITLEPNRPEVYEQRAEILSPLGRISEALSDLTKAIQLQPSARLYRHRGTLLFISEDYVAAMEDFQQSLELKRNQPIAMLYKGLTFFHRGLLKEAIETFKEALKLKLDFIDAHKSLAQAYRELGDFDSAMESFQKALLLNQNHLQSLQLRGMMLYHHGSLQDAISNFKRCLQLEPYNEVCQYMKGLSHVAMGQFYEGIKAQTKVMLNDPLLGQKASSEYLKVKYLREYSRYLHSHLDIPVTEYNVDQDLPGNFKNHWAKNLPFLIEDYEEQPGLQPHIKDVLPQDFDSYSPEVQKLICTADHLGSLMQYNTSGFLSNQRVHRAMGLATIEVMQAMQRTWSNSKVRVNGKTRQLQWRDMFDIAVKWRRIADPDQPVLWLDQMPERSLSRGFNNHINLIRGQIINIRYMEYFSTILDFIKDRILVYHGAYNPRGVPEVKQALENVNKVEDLLPIMKVTASEVLGVSWFRLRMACGKKLLLILSVFAFMERKRFPEHNREKSPLLGWLRSFTIFLALIRHRLL from the exons ATGGCACCTGCTGGCAGGGCTGTTGTTGTGCTAGCGCTCTCGTTGCTGTGCTTATGCGGCACGATCATTTCCACCGAGTATTTTTCCACGCTCGCGTTCTTTAACGGCGAGCTCAACGAGCGCGGCTGCGGACCGTCGTCCGAGTGGGAGGAGTATTCTCCGGACTGCG ATCCCAACGTTCTCCAGCTGGAGGATCCGGACTGTGAGGACGGCAGCAACGTGGCCTGTGAGTCGGTTTTCTCTCTGAACGCAGAGAAGATTCTG AGCCAGGCCAGGCTGTTTGTGGAGCAGCGCCGATTTCCGTTCCCTGTCGAAGACCACAACACCAACGAGGAACTCG CCATAGGATACGTCCTGATCGGTAACGGTCTCTACGATGAAGCTATCAAACACTTCTCCCTGTTACTGCAG GGCGACCCAGAGTTGGTCAGTGCCATGTACGGGAGAGGGATCGCCTACGGGAAAAAGAGCCTGCAG GATATAAAAAACGCTGACTTGGCTCTGTATGAGCTGAGCAGAGTGATCACACTGGAGCCCAATAGGCCAGAAGTTTACGAACAAAGagcagag attctCTCTCCACTCGGACGTATCAGTGAAGCTCTGAGTGACCTCACTAAAGCCATCCAGCTGCAGCCTTCAGCACGACTTTACCGCCACCGAGGAACCCTCCTCTTTAtttcagag gACTACGTGGCTGCTATGGAGGACTTCCAGCAGTCTCTGGAGCTGAAGAGGAACCAGCCGATCGCCATGCTCTACAAAGGTCTCACCTTCTTCCACCGGGGCCTGCTTAAG GAGGCTATTGAGACGTTTAAAGAAGCGCTGAAGTTGAAGTTGGACTTCATTGATGCGCACAAAAGCCTGGCTCAGGcatacag ggAGCTGGGCGACTTTGACAGCGCCATGGAGAGTTTCCAGAAAGCTCTGCTGCTGAATCAGAATCATCTTCAGTCCCTGCAGCTCAGAGGAATGATGCTGTATCACCACGGCAGCCTGCAGGACGCCATCAGCAACTTCAAG AGATGCCTGCAGTTGGAGCCGTATAACGAGGTGTGTCAGTACATGAAGGGTCTGAGTCATGTGGCCATGGGACAGTTCTACGAAGGCATCAAAGCTCAGACTAAAGTCATGCTCAATGATCCGCTGCTGGGCCAGAAAGCCAGCTCGGAATATCTCAAAGTCAAATACCTCAGAG aGTACTCTCGATACTTGCACTCTCACCTGGACATCCCTGTCACCGAGTACAACGTGGATCAGGATCTTCCCGGGAACTTTAAGAACCACTGGGCTAAAAATCTGCCCTTCCTCATAGAGGACTACGAAGAGCAGCCTGGACTGCAGCCGCACATAAA GGATGTTCTACCTCAGGATTTTGACAGTTATTCTCCAGAGGTGCAGAAGCTGATCTGTACAGCGGATCATCTCGGGTCGCTCATGCAGTACAACACGTCAGGTTTCCTGTCCAACCAGCGCGTCCACAGAG CCATGGGTCTGGCCACTATCGAGGTGATGCAGGCCATGCAGCGGACGTGGAGTAACTCAAAAGTGCGAGTCAACGGCAAAACCAGGCAGCTCCAGTGGAGGGACATGTTCGACATCGCCGTGAAATGGAGGAG gatcgCTGATCCAGATCAGCCTGTTCTCTGGTTGGATCAGATGCCAGAACGAAGCCTGAGCAGAGGATTTAATAACCACATCAACCTTATCAG GGGTCAGATCATCAACATCAGATACATGGAATACTTCAGCACCATCCTGGACTTCATCAAAGACAGAATATTAGTGTATCACGG TGCGTATAATCCACGAGGAGTGCCGGAAGTGAAACAAGCTCTGGAGAATGTCAACAAAGTGGAGGACCTGCTGCCTATAATGAAGGTAACAGCATCAGAG gttctaggtgtttcctggttcagactccgaatggcctgcgggaagaagctcctcctcattctctctgtgtttgccttcatggagcggaagcgcttccctgaacacaacagagaaaagagtccattgttgggatggctgaggtccttcacaatcttcctggctCTGATCcggcaccgcttgctgtag